A segment of the Pseudomonas serboccidentalis genome:
AAATCGTCGCGGTAGTGTTCGATCGTGTTGATGCCGATCCAGTGGACCAGCAGGGCCAGGAGCGCGATCACCACCGCACCTCCCATCAGCCCTTTGCCATAGCGGATAGCCACAGGCGGACTCCTTTTCTTGTAGTCGGCGAACGCTCTCCCGAGTGGCATGCCAAGCCTTGGCTGCCGGGAATAAACGTTCGCGAGAAGCAGCTCCCTCAGCACCGGCAAAAAGCGGTCTGAAAGCGAGCCATGAGCGCAGCCTCGTCAGGCTAACTTGCTGATTTTTCAGCCCCTGACGAAATGTCGTAACAGGGGATGGACGTCTCCGTGCTTTAAAAGGTTCCCACGTTAGACACTGTTTGGCCACCCGTAGGAGCTGCCGCTGGCTGCGATCTTTTGATTTTGTTTTTAAAAGCCAGGTCAAAAGATCGCAGCCAGCGGCAGCTCCTACAGGGTTTTGCGGGGCCGAGGGACGGTGGTCTGGCGATCACTTTTTAAGCTATACTCGCCGCCCTTTTTTGAATCACCGCCAGGCGATTTCCCATGACCAACCAGGCCGCCGAAGTCGCGAAACGCCGCACTTTCGCCATTATTTCCCACCCCGATGCCGGTAAAACCACGATCACCGAAAAGCTCCTGTTGATGGGCAAGGCGATTGCGGTGGCCGGTACGGTGAAATCCCGTAAATCCGATCGCCATGCGACATCCGACTGGATGGAGATGGAGAAGCAGCGGGGTATTTCCATTACCACGTCGGTCATGCAGTTCCCGTATCGCGAACACATGATCAACCTGCTCGACACCCCGGGCCACGAAGACTTCTCCGAAGACACCTACCGCACCCTGACGGCGGTCGACTCGGCATTGATGGTTCTCGACGGCGGTAAAGGTGTTGAGCCACGGACCATTGCGCTGATGGACGTCTGCCGTCTACGTGACACGCCGATCGTCAGCTTCATCAACAAACTCGACCGCGACATCCGCGACCCGATCGAGCTGCTCGACGAAATCGAAGCCGTGCTGAAGATCAAGGCGGCGCCGATCACCTGGCCAATCGGTTGCTACCGCGACTTCAAGGGCGTGTACCACCTGGCCGACGACTACATCATTGTCTACACCGCCGGTCACGGTCACGAACGCACCGAAACCAAGATCATCGAGAAGCTCGACTCCGACGAGGCGCGTGCGCACCTGGGCGACGAGTACGAGCGTTTCCTTGAACAGCTGGAACTGGTGCAGGGCGCCTGCCACGAGTTCAACCAGCAGGAGTTCCTCGACGGTCAACTGACCCCGGTGTTCTTCGGTACCGCACTGGGCAACTTCGGTGTCGACCACGTGCTCGACGCTGTCGTTGACTGGGCACCGCGCCCGCTGGCCCGTGTCGCCAACGAGCGTACCGTGGAGCCGGTGGAAGAAAAGTTTTCGGGCTTCATCTTCAAGATCCAGGCGAACATGGACCCGAAACACCGCGACCGCATCGCCTTCATGCGCATTTGCTCGGGCAAGTACGAGAAAGGCATGAAGATGCGCCACGTGCGTACCGGCAAGGATGTGCGCATCGGCGACGCCCTGACGTTCTTCTCCTCCGAGCGTGAGCAGTTGGAAGAAGCGTACGCCGGCGACATCATCGGTCTACACAACCACGGCACGATCCAGATCGGCGACACCTTCAGCGAAGGTGAAGTCCTCGGTTTCACCGGTATCCCGCACTTCGCCCCGGAACTGTTCCGCCGCGTGCGTCTGCGTGATCCGCTGAAATCCAAGCAGTTGCGTCAGGGTCTGCAACAGCTGGCGGAAGAAGGCGCGACCCAGGTGTTCTTCCCGGAGCGCAGCAACGACATCATTCTTGGTGCCGTCGGTGTGCTGCAGTTCGATGTGGTCGCCAGCCGCCTGAAAGAGGAATACAAGGTTGAGTGCTCGTACGAGCCGATTACTGTGTACTCCGCGCGCTGGATCGAATGCAGCGACAAGAAGAAGCTTGAGGAGTTTTCCAACAAGGCTGTGGAGAACCTGGCACTGGATGGCGGTGGTCACCTGACTTACCTGGCGCCGACGCGGGTTAACCTGGCGTTGATGGAAGAGCGTTGGCCGGATGTGAAATTCCGTGCGACGCGTGAGCATCACTAAGCGCTGAATTGTTTCGTCCAAAGCCCCCTAGGTGTATGCCTTGGGGGCTTTTTTTTGCTTTTGTTTTGGGTGTATATCCGTTTCTGCGGGTGTGGCGGCTGACGGTTTCGCCCTTACGGCGACTCACTTTTTTTCAAACGCCAAAAAAAGTAAGCAAAAAACGCTTGCTCCTACGTACGGCCCGCTCGCTGGGGCTCGGGGTTCCTTCGCTCCGGGCGCAGCGCCTACGGTTTGCTTCGCTGCACCTCCTCTCGCTGTGTTTGGCTGCGCCAAACGGTCGCTGCGCTCCCACGCCCGGATCAATCCCGGAACGAAGCCTCCGACGTCGCCTTACAGATCAAAAGCTGCAGCCGAGCTAACGCTCATCCTGTGTAGGAGCTGCCGAAGGCTGCGATCTTTTGATCTTGATTTTGCTTTTCTGTGGGAGCCGGCTTGCCAGCGATGGCGGCCTGCCAGGCGACCTGTTCTTGCAGTTGTACTCAATCCAATTGTAGGAGTGAGCCTGCTCGCGATAACGGTCCGACAGCCGACCACCCTCTGGCAGATTGAACTCAATCCACTGTGGAAGCCTGGCTTGCCAGCGATGGCGGCCTGCCAGGCGACCTGTTTCTTGCAGTTGTACTCAATCCAATTGTAGGAGTGAGCCTGCTCGCGATAACGGTCCGACAGCCGACCATTTTCTAGCTGAGTGCACTCAACAACTGAGCTGCCGAAGGCAGCAAAGTCAAAAGATCGCAGCCTGCGACAGCTCCTGCAGGGGAGTGTAGGGCGACTCCGTATTTTGTGGTTACGATGTTCTTGAGCGCGACAACCGGATCGCCGGCCGTTAGTGTTCAGGTCCACGCAAGTCGCTTTGAGAGGTCATGGAATGACGCGCAACCTTGTCCATCTGCTTCGCCCCAACGGCTATTTCAGTCTGATGGCCTGGGTGCTGGCGGCGTTGCTGTTCATCAATCGCCTGAGCAGCATGGTCAAGTTGTTCATGGCGTTGTATCTACGCCAGGAGCTGGGGTTGGCGATCGAGACCGTTGGCTGGCTGTTGTCGGCGTACGGTGGCGGGTTGTTGATCGGTTCGATGCTCGGCGGGCTGCTCAGTGACCATGTGCGTACGGCGCGGCTGACGGCGGCGCTGTTCTTCGTTTCTGTGTGGGTGCTGATCCTGCTCGGGCTGGTGACGCAGGTGCCGTTGCTGGCCGCCCTGCTGTTACTCAGTGGCGCCGTCGACGGGGCGATTCGAACGCTGCACCAGCGCTTGATCATGGAGTATTGCGAGCCTGCACAGCGCTCTCGCGCCCAAGCGCTGAGCCGGGTCGCGCGAAATCTTGGGATGGCTGCTGCCGGTATTGCCGGCGGGGTGTTGGCGCAGACGGATTTTCGTTGGGTGTTTTTTGGCAGTGCGGCGATGACGCTGCTGGCGTTGCTCTGGTTTGTGCGCACCACTTGGCGCCGCGCGGTGCTCGAACCCGATGAGGTGGCCGAGGCAGGCACCGGCACAGGCGCGCCGTTGCGCGACACGGCATTCCTCTGGCTACTGGGCGCGGCAGTGTTGCTGGGGATGGCCTTCGACACCGTCTACAGCACGCTGGGCAACTATCTGCGCGACTATTACCACTTGAGTACCGAGGCCATCGGTTGGCAGTTCGGGCTCAACGCGATGCTGGTGGTGGCGCTGCAGATTCCACTGACGCACTGGGGCGAGCGTTGGGGCGCGCGTCGGCAACTGCTGGCGGGCTGTGTGCTGCTGGCCGTCGGGCTGGGCATGCTGCCGTTTGGCTCCGGGTTGTTTTACGTGTGTTTGTCGACCGTGATCTGGACGTTGGGTGAAGCTTTTTTCATGCCGCCGATGAATGTGCTGGTCATGCAGCATGCGCAGGGTGGCAAAAGCGGCCAGTATTTTGGTCTGTTTTTCATGAGCTGGAGCGCGAGCGCACTGCTGTCGCCGGTGCTCAGTGGTCAGTTGTATGGGCACTTCGGAGGGCACAGCGTATGGCTTGCGAGCGCGACACTGGCACTGTTGACCTTGCCGCTGATCTACCTCGCGACGCGCTCAGCGACCCAGGCCAAGGCGCTGACCGCCAGCAAAAACGCCTCCTCGCTTAGCTGATTCGGTTATAGCCGTTATTCACAAGTGATCTACCGGGTCGGGGCATTTACAGGGCCTGGTTAGCGTCCTATCTGGTGAACCTCGCTGATCGGAACTAGATTTCATTCAGCGCCGGATCGGCATCCAGGCTTCAACCACGAAAGGATGGAAATGACTATGAGCATTTTTCAACGCATTGTGCTGTTGCTTAAGGTTTTGGTGCTGTTGACGCTTGGCACCACGGCGGCCTGGGCGAGTACCGCCACGCCACCCCAAGGATTTAATGCGGCCCACGGCCACGCGGGTGTGATCATGCTGGCCAAGTCGGAAGCCGAACCGGGCGATCAGGATCAGGGGGGCAGCGAGAACGATGATGATTCGACCACCGACGAGCCAGACACCGACGATGACGAAGGCGACAGCCAGTCGTAACTCGCGGGCAAAAGAAAACCCCTTCTTCCCCGACTGATGCGCAATCGAGAGAGAAGGGGCTTGGTTAACACATTACTTCCGGATAAACACGATTCCTGTAGGAGCTGCGGCACGCTGCGATCTTTTGATCTTGATTCTGAAAATCAACAGATCGCAGCCTCGTTTCACTCGACAGCTCCTACAGGTTTTGTGTCGTTCTCCGGTTTTGCTTACGCCGCGCCGTCGAGGAACTGCTCGGCGTAGTGGCAAGCCACTTGCCGGCTGTCGAGCTGGCGCAACGCCGGCTCTTCCGTGCTGCAACGCTCGGTGGCGTATGGGCAACGCTTGTGGAAAGCGCAGCCCGGTGGCGGGTTCAGCGGGTTGGGCAGTTCGCCGACGATCTTGATTTTCGGCTTGTCCGGATCCGGGTGGATCGTTGGCGTCGCCGACAACAGGGCCTGGGTGTACGGGTGCAGGGGACGGGTGTAGATGTCCTCTTTCGGGCCCATTTCCACCGGACGGCCGAGGTACATCACCAGCACCGAGTCGGCGACGTGACGCACCACTGCCAGGTTGTGCGAGATGAACACGTACGCGGTGTTGAACTCCTGCTGCAGGTCCATGAACAGGTTCAGCACCTGCGCCTGAATCGACACGTCGAGCGCCGAAGTCGGTTCATCCGCCACCAGCACTTTCGGTTGCAACATCATCGCCCGGGCCAAGGCGATACGCTGGCGCTGACCGCCGGAGAACATGTGCGGATAGCGCTGGTAGTGCTCAGGACGCAAGCCTACCTGTTTCATCATCGCCTGGACTTTCTCGCGACGTTCAGCGGCACTCAGGTTGGTGTTGATCAACAGTGGCTCGGCCAGTTGATCACCGATTTTCTGCCGTGGGTTCAACGACGCGTACGGGCTCTGGAACACCATCTGCACGTCTTTGCGCAGTTGCTTGCGCTGGGCCTTGTCGGCGCCGGCGACTTCCTGGCCGGCGATTTTCAGCGAGCCGGACGACGGCTCTTCAATCAGGGTCAGGGCGCGGGCGAGCGTGGATTTGCCGCAGCCCGACTCGCCCACCACGGCGAGAGTCTTGCCGGCTTCCAGTTCGAACGACACGCCGTTGAGGGCGCGCACGGTCGCGTGGCCCTTGAACAGGCCACGGGAGACTTCGTAGTGACGGGTCAGGTCGCGGGCGGTAAGTACGACGGCCATTACGCCACCTCCTGGTTCAGCGGGAAGAAGCAGCGAGCGAGGCTGTTGCTTTTCGGATCAAGGGTCGGACGCTGCGCGCGGCAGCTGTCCTGCACATACGGGCAGCGCGGCGACAGCAGGCAACCCTGCGGACGGTCGTAGCGGCCCGGAACGATGCCCGGCAGGGTCGACAGGCGCGCGGCGCCCAGGCTGTGCTCGGGAATCGCCTTGAGCAGCGCTTCGCTGTACGGGTGCGCCGGGATGTCGAACAGTTGCGGTACCTGACCGACTTCAACGGCTTGCCCTGCGTACATCACGCACACGCGCTGGGCGGTTTCTGCCACAACGGCGAGGTCGTGGGTAATCAGCACCAGACCCATGTTCTGTTCTTTCTGCAATGCCAGCAGCAGATCCATGATCTGCGCCTGAATCGTCACGTCCAGCGCAGTGGTCGGTTCGTCAGCGATCAGCAGTTTCGGCTCGCCGGCAATCGCCATGGCGATCGCAACGCGCTGGCTCATGCCGCCGGACAGTTGGTGCGGGTAGGCGTCCATACGGCTGGCGGCGCCCGGGATTTCCACTTTTTCCAGCAGTTCGATGGCGCGTTTGCGCGCTTGCTTGCCGGACATTTTCAGGTGCAGGCGCAGCACTTCTTCGATCTGGAAACCGACGGTGTAGCTTGGGTTGAGCGCGGTCATCGGGTCCTGGAAGACCATCGCCAGGTCTTTGCCGACGATCTGCCGACGCTGGCGGTTGCTCAGCTTGAGCATGTTCTTGCCGTCGAAGCTCAGGGCATCGGCAGTGACGATCCCCGGGTGCTCGATCAGGCCCATCAGCGCCATCATGGTCACCGACTTGCCCGAACCGGACTCGCCGACGATCGCCAGAACTTCGCCCTTGTCCACTTTCAGGTCGAGGCCATCGACCACGGGAACGGCGTTCTTGTCGCCGAAGCGAACGTTGAGATTCTTGATTTCTAGCAGTGACATGGGAATCTCCTCAGGCGGCGTTCTTGAGTTTCGGGTCCAGCGCATCGCGCAGACCGTCGCCCATCAAGTTGATTGCCAGCACGCTGAGCAAAATGGTCAGCCCCGGCAGGCTCACTACCCACCAGGCGCGTTCGATGTAGTCGCGGGCCGAGGCCAGCATGGTGCCCCACTCAGGGGTTGGCGGTTGTACGCCAAGGCCGAGGAAGCCCAGCGCCGCAGCGTCGAGAATCGCCGAAGAGAAACTCAGGGTGGCCTGAACGATCAGCGGCGCCATGCAGTTGGGCAGCACGGTAATGAACATCAGACGTGGCAGACCGGCACCGGCCAGGCGCGCGGCGGTCACGTAGTCGCGGTTCAGTTCGCCCATTACGGCGGCACGGGTCAGACGCACGTAGGACGGCAGCGATACCACAGCAATGGCGATCACGGTGTTGATCAGGCCAGGGCCGAGGATGGCGACGATCGCCACTGCCAGCAGCAGGGACGGCAGGGCCAGCATGATGTCCATCAGACGCATGATGGTCGGGCCGATCATTTTCGGGAAGAACCCGGCGAACAGACCCAGCAGGATCCCCGGGATCAACGACATCACCACCGACGACAGACCGATCAGCAGCGACAGGCGCGAACCCTGGATCAGCCGCGACAGCAGGTCGCGACCCAGTTCATCGGTGCCGAGCAGAAATTGCATCTGCCCGCCTTCCAGCCACGCCGGTGGCGTCAGCAGGAAGTCACGGTATTGCTCGCTCGGGTTATGCGGCGCGACCCACGGCGCGAAGATCGCGCAGAAAATCACCAGCAGCATGAACAGCAGGCCGGCAACCGCGCCTTTGTTTTTCGAGAAGGCTTGCCAGAATTCTTTGTACGGCGACGGGTACAGCAGGCTTTGATCCGCGCTCGGGGCGGAAGTGGCTACTGAGGATGTTGGAGTGCTCATGGTATGGACCTCAGCGCTGATGACGGATGCGTGGGTTGGCAAAGCCGTAGAGGATGTCCACTACGAAGTTGACCAGAATCACCAGGCAGGCGATTAACAGGATGCCGTTTTGCACAACCGGGTAGTCCCGGGCGCCAATGGCTTCGATCAGCCATTTACCAATGCCGGGCCAGGAGAAAATGGTTTCGGTCAGGACTGCACCGGCCAGCAGGGTGCCGACTTGCAGGCCGACCACGGTCAGTACCGGGATCAGCGCATTGCGCAGGCCGTGCACGAATACCACGCGCGACGGCGACAGGCCTTTGGCCTTGGCGGTACGGATGTAGTCTTCGCGCAGCACTTCGAGCATCGACGAACGGGTCATCCGCGCGATCACGGCCAGTGGAATGGTGCCGAGTACGATGGCCGGCAGGATCAGGTGATGCAGGGCATCGAAGAACGCCCCGACGTCATCGGCCAGCAGCGTGTCGATCAGCATGAAGCCGGTGCGCGGCTCGATGTCATAGAGCAGGTCGATCCGCCCGGAAACCGGGGTCCAGCCCAGGCTTACCGAGAAGAACATGATCAGGATCAGGCCCCACCAGAAGATTGGCATCGAATACCCCGCCAGGGAGATGCCCATCACCCCATGGTCGAACAGGGATCCTCGCTTGAGGGCCGCGATCACCCCGGCCAGAAGGCCCAGAATGCCGGCGAACAGCAGGGCGGCCATGGACAGTTCCAGGGTCGCCGGGAAGAGGGAGGTGAACTCGGTCCATACGCTCTCACGAGTACGCAGGGATTCGCCGAGATCGCCGTGGGCCAGTTTGCCGATGTAGTCCAGATACTGGGCATACAGCGGCTTGTTCAGACCAAGGCGTTCCATTGCCTGAGCGTGCATTTCGGGGTCGACCCGACGTTCGCCCATCATCACTTCCACGGGGTCGCCAGGGATCATGCGAATCAACGCGAAAGTCAGCAGGGTGATGCCGAAAAACGTGGGGATCAACAACCCCAGTCGGCGGGCAATAAAACTAAACATCTTGTGTGGTACCTCATCAGCCGGTTAGGCGTGCCCGGCGCCCCTGGGGTCAGGGAGGCCGGGAGTTTCTTATCTACTTCACCTGGGTAGTGGCGAAGTTATTCGTGGTGAGAGGGCTGATGTGGTAGCCCTCTACGTTTTTGCGCATTGCAGTAAACATGCGGGTGTGGGCCATGCTGATCCACGGCTGGTCCTGATTAAACAGGACCTGGGCTTGCTCGTAGAGTTTCGCACGTTCGGCCGGATCTACTTTAGCCCGTGCTTCGTCCAGCAGCGCCTGGAATTTCTCGTTGCACCAGCGAGCATAGTTCTCGCCATTTTTTGCCGCCTCGCAACTGAGCATAGGCGTCAGGAAGTTATCCGGGTCACCGTTGTCGCCCGCCCATCCGGCCGAGACCATGTCATGTTCGCCAGCCTTGGCGCGCTTGAGCATTTCGCCCCATTCCATCACGCGGATGTCGATCTTGATCCCGACTTTCGCCAGGTCAGCCTGCATCATTTGCGCGCCGAGCATCGGGTTCGGGTTGGTCGGGCCGCCGCCGTTACGGGTGAACAGGGTAAACACGGTGCCTTCCGGAACCCCGGCTTCCTTGAGCAGGGCGCGGGCCTTGTCGAGGTCGCGTGGCGGGTTCTTCAGGTCGTGGTTATAGCCCAGCAGGGTCGGCGGGTACGGGTTGACCGCCACCGAAGCATTGCCCTTGCCGAACAGCGCGTTGACGTAGGCTTCCTTGTCGAAGGCGATGTCGATGGCCTTGCGCACGCGCACATCGCTCATGTATTTGTGCTGGGTGTTCATCGCGACGTAGGACACGGTCATCGCATCCAGCTCATCGACCTTCAGGTTGCTGTCTTTCTTGATGCTCGGGATGTCATCCGGTTTCGGATACAGCGCGACCTGGCACTCGTTGGCCTTGAGCTTCTGCAGGCGCACGTTGTTGTCGGTGGCGATCGCCAGAATCAACGCGTCGGCCGGTGGCTTGCCACGGAAGTAGTCCGGGTTGGCCTTGAAGCGCACCTGGGCGTCCTTGGCGTAACGCTGGAAGATGAACGGGCCGGTGCCCACAGGCTTGTTGTTGAGGTCGCCGGTCTTGCCGGACTTGAGCAACTGGTCGGCGTATTCGGCCGGGTAGATCGAGGAGAACGCCATGGCGATGTCGGCCAGGAACGGCGCTTCGCGGCGGGTCAGGGTGAATTTGACCGTGTTGTCGTCGACTTTTTCTACGCTTTTGAGCAGTTCCTTGAAGCCCATGCTTTCAAAGTACGGGAAGCCCACGCTCGACAGTTTGTGCCACGGGTGATTCGGGTCCAGCTGACGCTGGAAGCTCCAGACCACGTCGTCGGCGTTCATGTCGCGCGTCGGCTTGAAGTATTCGGTGGTGTGAAACTTGACGCCTTTGCGCAGGTGGAACGTGTAGGTCAGGCCGTCTTCACTGATGTCCCAGGATTCGGCCAGCGCCGGAATCACTTCGGTGGTGCCGGGCTTGAAGTCCGCCAGGCGGTTGAAGATGGTTTCGGCCACAGCGTCCGCCGTGACTGCAGTTGTGTACTGGACCATATCGAAGCCTTCCGGACTGGCTTCGGTGCAGACCACCAAGGGTTTGGCCGAGACGCCGATGGCGGCGCTCAACAACGCAGCCGCGACGGCCGCACGTAGGGGAAGCATTTTCATCGATAACCCTCTGCAATCGGTTGAAGACAAAAAACCGAACGGCCGACTCTTCATGAGTCAGCCGTCGGTTGGCGGTTTTTACAGGATGTTGAATGGAATCGTGGTCACGAGACGGAACTCGTTGATGCTGCCATCGGACTGGTTTTCGCTGGCGCGGTGAGCGGTGTAGGTGCCACGGATGGTGGTCGCCTTGAGTGGGCCGCTCTGTACCGCGTAGGTTGCACCAATGCCGTATTCGTAGTGGTGCTCGCCGTCCATGTTGCGTACGTCATACGCAGTGCCGGTGTAGTGAGTACCGTCGATGCCCCAGCCGCGAGCCTGGTAGATGTTGAACTTCAAGCCTGGCACGCCGTATTCGGCCATGTTCAGACCGTAGGCCACCTGGAAGGATTTCTCGTTCGGGCCGTTGAAGTCCGACAGCAGGGAGTTGGCCAGGTAGATGCCGTTGGTTTCGTGCAGGTAGTCGAAGTACTCGTCACCGTTGATGGCCTGGTACGAGAAGGTCAGGCTGTGGGCCTGGTGAGTCAGGCCGAACGACAGCGAGTAGGTGTCGTTGTCGATTTCGCCCATCTCTTTTTTGCCGGTATCGACGGTTTTGTAGTAGTTCAGGCCGGTGGTCAGGCTCACGATATTGCTGTCACCCAGTTCGTGGGTGGCGCCGAAGTAGTACTGGTTCCAGAAGTCTTCAACTTTGGAGGCGTACAGGCTGGTCTTCAGGCTTTTCAGCGGCTGATAGTTCAGGCCGACGATGCTTACGCGATCGGTTTCAGCGTTGTTGTTGGTGTACTCGGAGCGGAACTTGGACAGACTCTCTTCGGTACGCGGCGATACGCGGTCGAAGCTGCCGGCGTCGAACGACAGATTGTTCAGTTCTTCGCTGTGCAGGCTGACACCTTCAAAGCTCGAAGGCAGTGCACGGTTGCCGATGGTATCGACGATTGGCGTGCTGAAGTTCTGACGACCGGCGGTCAGTGTGGTGTTCGACACGCGGAACTTGACGTTGGCCAGGCCCAGTTTGCTCCACTGGCCTTCAGCGTCGCCGCCTTCTTTGGTCAGCGTACGGTTGTTACCTGCGCCTGGACGCGAACCCGGTGCGCCACCGTTGTTGGAGGCCAGATCCTTGCGATTACGTTCCAGGGCCACGGCGTTGTACGCGGCGACTTCAGTGCTGACACCGACGGTGCCCTGAGTGAAGCCGGAGTTGAAGTTGACGATGGTGCCCTGCACCCAGTTGATACGACGGTCAGTCGGGGTGGCCACGCCGTCCTTGCGGTAAGTGAACTTGCCGCCGCGCTTGAGTTGCTCGTTGGCATACCAGTTACGGGTCGTGCCGCTGATCGTGGAACCTTCGAGGAAGCCGGTGGCGTCAGCCTGGGCGCTCTTTTCGTTGACGGTCACCGGGGTGAACGCCTGGCTCTGTTGCTCGGCATAAGCCGTGGCAGTGATGCTGCTGATGGCCAGAGCCAGTATCGCGGTGCTGCTCAGTTTCATGGGTGAAGCTCCTTTACTTTCTTTTTATGCCGGCTTTTTTGGGTTGGCCGGTTATTGGTTTAGAACTCATTCACACACCGCAAACGTTTGCAAAATGCCTGATTGGCGAATTTCGGCAAAGCGCTTGCGTGAGGGGGATAGACGGTCCCCCTCAGCGTTGCGGCTAATCGGTTGGGTTAATCGATACTGACGCCCGAAAACACGTTGCGACCGAAGGGGCTGACCTTGAAGCCTTCAACCCTGGCGCTTAACGGCTGGTTGACCGTCGAGTGGGCGACAGGCGTGATCGGCACTTGCTGCTTGAGCAACTGCTGCGCCTGTTTGTAGAGCGTGGTGCGCTGGTCGCGGTCGGTGACGACCTTGGCCTCTTTGATCAGCTTGTCGTACGCCGG
Coding sequences within it:
- a CDS encoding ABC transporter ATP-binding protein, with the protein product MSLLEIKNLNVRFGDKNAVPVVDGLDLKVDKGEVLAIVGESGSGKSVTMMALMGLIEHPGIVTADALSFDGKNMLKLSNRQRRQIVGKDLAMVFQDPMTALNPSYTVGFQIEEVLRLHLKMSGKQARKRAIELLEKVEIPGAASRMDAYPHQLSGGMSQRVAIAMAIAGEPKLLIADEPTTALDVTIQAQIMDLLLALQKEQNMGLVLITHDLAVVAETAQRVCVMYAGQAVEVGQVPQLFDIPAHPYSEALLKAIPEHSLGAARLSTLPGIVPGRYDRPQGCLLSPRCPYVQDSCRAQRPTLDPKSNSLARCFFPLNQEVA
- a CDS encoding peptide chain release factor 3, producing the protein MTNQAAEVAKRRTFAIISHPDAGKTTITEKLLLMGKAIAVAGTVKSRKSDRHATSDWMEMEKQRGISITTSVMQFPYREHMINLLDTPGHEDFSEDTYRTLTAVDSALMVLDGGKGVEPRTIALMDVCRLRDTPIVSFINKLDRDIRDPIELLDEIEAVLKIKAAPITWPIGCYRDFKGVYHLADDYIIVYTAGHGHERTETKIIEKLDSDEARAHLGDEYERFLEQLELVQGACHEFNQQEFLDGQLTPVFFGTALGNFGVDHVLDAVVDWAPRPLARVANERTVEPVEEKFSGFIFKIQANMDPKHRDRIAFMRICSGKYEKGMKMRHVRTGKDVRIGDALTFFSSEREQLEEAYAGDIIGLHNHGTIQIGDTFSEGEVLGFTGIPHFAPELFRRVRLRDPLKSKQLRQGLQQLAEEGATQVFFPERSNDIILGAVGVLQFDVVASRLKEEYKVECSYEPITVYSARWIECSDKKKLEEFSNKAVENLALDGGGHLTYLAPTRVNLALMEERWPDVKFRATREHH
- a CDS encoding ABC transporter permease subunit, with amino-acid sequence MFSFIARRLGLLIPTFFGITLLTFALIRMIPGDPVEVMMGERRVDPEMHAQAMERLGLNKPLYAQYLDYIGKLAHGDLGESLRTRESVWTEFTSLFPATLELSMAALLFAGILGLLAGVIAALKRGSLFDHGVMGISLAGYSMPIFWWGLILIMFFSVSLGWTPVSGRIDLLYDIEPRTGFMLIDTLLADDVGAFFDALHHLILPAIVLGTIPLAVIARMTRSSMLEVLREDYIRTAKAKGLSPSRVVFVHGLRNALIPVLTVVGLQVGTLLAGAVLTETIFSWPGIGKWLIEAIGARDYPVVQNGILLIACLVILVNFVVDILYGFANPRIRHQR
- a CDS encoding OprD family porin yields the protein MKLSSTAILALAISSITATAYAEQQSQAFTPVTVNEKSAQADATGFLEGSTISGTTRNWYANEQLKRGGKFTYRKDGVATPTDRRINWVQGTIVNFNSGFTQGTVGVSTEVAAYNAVALERNRKDLASNNGGAPGSRPGAGNNRTLTKEGGDAEGQWSKLGLANVKFRVSNTTLTAGRQNFSTPIVDTIGNRALPSSFEGVSLHSEELNNLSFDAGSFDRVSPRTEESLSKFRSEYTNNNAETDRVSIVGLNYQPLKSLKTSLYASKVEDFWNQYYFGATHELGDSNIVSLTTGLNYYKTVDTGKKEMGEIDNDTYSLSFGLTHQAHSLTFSYQAINGDEYFDYLHETNGIYLANSLLSDFNGPNEKSFQVAYGLNMAEYGVPGLKFNIYQARGWGIDGTHYTGTAYDVRNMDGEHHYEYGIGATYAVQSGPLKATTIRGTYTAHRASENQSDGSINEFRLVTTIPFNIL
- a CDS encoding peptide ABC transporter ATP-binding protein, giving the protein MAVVLTARDLTRHYEVSRGLFKGHATVRALNGVSFELEAGKTLAVVGESGCGKSTLARALTLIEEPSSGSLKIAGQEVAGADKAQRKQLRKDVQMVFQSPYASLNPRQKIGDQLAEPLLINTNLSAAERREKVQAMMKQVGLRPEHYQRYPHMFSGGQRQRIALARAMMLQPKVLVADEPTSALDVSIQAQVLNLFMDLQQEFNTAYVFISHNLAVVRHVADSVLVMYLGRPVEMGPKEDIYTRPLHPYTQALLSATPTIHPDPDKPKIKIVGELPNPLNPPPGCAFHKRCPYATERCSTEEPALRQLDSRQVACHYAEQFLDGAA
- a CDS encoding ABC transporter substrate-binding protein; the protein is MKMLPLRAAVAAALLSAAIGVSAKPLVVCTEASPEGFDMVQYTTAVTADAVAETIFNRLADFKPGTTEVIPALAESWDISEDGLTYTFHLRKGVKFHTTEYFKPTRDMNADDVVWSFQRQLDPNHPWHKLSSVGFPYFESMGFKELLKSVEKVDDNTVKFTLTRREAPFLADIAMAFSSIYPAEYADQLLKSGKTGDLNNKPVGTGPFIFQRYAKDAQVRFKANPDYFRGKPPADALILAIATDNNVRLQKLKANECQVALYPKPDDIPSIKKDSNLKVDELDAMTVSYVAMNTQHKYMSDVRVRKAIDIAFDKEAYVNALFGKGNASVAVNPYPPTLLGYNHDLKNPPRDLDKARALLKEAGVPEGTVFTLFTRNGGGPTNPNPMLGAQMMQADLAKVGIKIDIRVMEWGEMLKRAKAGEHDMVSAGWAGDNGDPDNFLTPMLSCEAAKNGENYARWCNEKFQALLDEARAKVDPAERAKLYEQAQVLFNQDQPWISMAHTRMFTAMRKNVEGYHISPLTTNNFATTQVK
- a CDS encoding ABC transporter permease subunit — encoded protein: MSTPTSSVATSAPSADQSLLYPSPYKEFWQAFSKNKGAVAGLLFMLLVIFCAIFAPWVAPHNPSEQYRDFLLTPPAWLEGGQMQFLLGTDELGRDLLSRLIQGSRLSLLIGLSSVVMSLIPGILLGLFAGFFPKMIGPTIMRLMDIMLALPSLLLAVAIVAILGPGLINTVIAIAVVSLPSYVRLTRAAVMGELNRDYVTAARLAGAGLPRLMFITVLPNCMAPLIVQATLSFSSAILDAAALGFLGLGVQPPTPEWGTMLASARDYIERAWWVVSLPGLTILLSVLAINLMGDGLRDALDPKLKNAA
- a CDS encoding MFS transporter produces the protein MTRNLVHLLRPNGYFSLMAWVLAALLFINRLSSMVKLFMALYLRQELGLAIETVGWLLSAYGGGLLIGSMLGGLLSDHVRTARLTAALFFVSVWVLILLGLVTQVPLLAALLLLSGAVDGAIRTLHQRLIMEYCEPAQRSRAQALSRVARNLGMAAAGIAGGVLAQTDFRWVFFGSAAMTLLALLWFVRTTWRRAVLEPDEVAEAGTGTGAPLRDTAFLWLLGAAVLLGMAFDTVYSTLGNYLRDYYHLSTEAIGWQFGLNAMLVVALQIPLTHWGERWGARRQLLAGCVLLAVGLGMLPFGSGLFYVCLSTVIWTLGEAFFMPPMNVLVMQHAQGGKSGQYFGLFFMSWSASALLSPVLSGQLYGHFGGHSVWLASATLALLTLPLIYLATRSATQAKALTASKNASSLS